In the genome of Triticum urartu cultivar G1812 chromosome 5, Tu2.1, whole genome shotgun sequence, one region contains:
- the LOC125508410 gene encoding protein SUPPRESSOR OF GENE SILENCING 3 homolog yields MSGDRRGGGPPGNGENPGGGWETIEKKKKLGQTSGRGQWAPWGSSSNAPPTTARQAWNGNGSSRSSGNNWAQPSDRRSAARGNPRASSQTKSTEPELQAPNPVVTPPLANGWQWASRPRPSGPESSKDDVASSGLDPEANNPEVEDSSDDDNDDDMSDDYDSDASEKSFETRKMNKWFKSFFEVINTLSVDQIHEHTRQWHCPACKNGPGAIDWFKGLQSLVTHARTKGSKRVKLHRELAALLEEEMSRRGSSVVPSGEQFGKWKGLRESTDREIVWPPMVIVMNTLLEKDEDDKWLGMGNQELLEYFSDYAATKARHAYGPGGHRGMSVLIFESSAVGYMEAERLHKHFIDQRTDRDTWQNRRVPFLPGGKRQLYGFLARKEDMETFNRHCQGKSRLKYEMRSHNEMVVAQMKQMSEDNQQLNYLKNKVVKTEQRSKVVEETLGVITQKLRETMEENIFVRSKAKEKHSEYEEEMKSQEKFFHDQIENIHKATEDKESEFERLLQEERAKARQCDVDSGTTENRRLRKEQVQRFIECQVKDVQEFEAERDEMIKAHEEKKVQLKKEYMAKEVELEKEFDAALTGLMEKHRPGTFQASSSSP; encoded by the exons ATGTCCGGCGATCGACGCGGCGGCGGGCCTCCAGGCAACGGCGAAAACCCCG GGGGTGGCTGGGAGACTattgagaagaagaagaaactaGGGCAAACATCTGGGAGGGGACAATGGGCACCATGGGGTTCATCCTCAAATGCTCCACCTACTACAGCACGTCAAGCTTGGAATGGCAATGGATCTTCACGTTCTTCAGGAAACAATTGGGCTCAACCTTCTGATCGTAGGTCTGCTGCCAGAGGTAATCCCAGGGCATCATCACAAACAAAGTCTACAGAGCCAGAATTGCAAGCACCAAACCCAGTTGTGACTCCACCCCTGGCAAATGGTTGGCAGTGGGCATCCAGGCCTCGCCCATCTGGTCCTGAAAGCAGCAAGGATGATGTTGCTTCATCTGGTTTAGACCCTGAGGCGAATAATCCTGAAGTTGAGGATTCATCAGatgatgataatgatgatgataTGAGCGATGACTATGATTCTGATGCATCTGAGAAAAGTTTTGAGACACGAAAAATGAATAAGTGGTTCAAGAGTTTTTTTGAAGTCATCAATACCTTAAGTGTCGATCAGATACATGAGCACACTAGGCAATGGCATTGTCCGGCATGCAAAAATGGACCAGGAGCAATTGACTGGTTCAAAGGGCTGCAATCTTTGGTGACACATGCTAGAACAAAGGGTTCTAAGAGGGTTAAGCTCCACAGGGAATTGGCTGCATTGCTTGAAGAGGAGATGTCTCGCAGGGGATCTTCTGTGGTACCATCTGGTGAGCAATTTGGGAAATGGAAAGGATTGCGAGAAAGCACTGACCGGGAGATAGTATGGCCACCAATGGTCATCGTGATGAACACCCTACTTGAAAAAGATGAAGATGATAAG TGGTTAGGCATGGGCAACCAAGAACTTCTTGAGTATTTCAGTGATTATGCTGCGACCAAAGCACGCCATGCATATGGTCCAGGTGGGCACCGTGGCATGAGTGTGCTAATATTTGAAAGCTCTGCTGTGGGCTATATGGAGGCAGAACGTCTTCATAAGCATTTTATTGATCAAAGAACAGACAGGGACACTTGGCAGAATCGCAGGGTTCCTTTCTTACCTGGTGGGAAGAGACAATTATACGGTTTCCTAGCCAGAAAGGAAGACATGGAGACTTTCAATAGACACTGCCAAG GGAAAAGCCGCCTGAAATACGAGATGAGATCTCATAATGAGATGGTAGTGGCCCAGATGAAGCAAATGAGCGAAGATAATCAACAACTCAATTATCTGAAGAACAAGGTGGTTAAGACAGAGCAGCGCTCTAAAGTTGTAGAAGAAACCCTGGGTGTTATTACGCAGAAACTTCGAGAGACTATGGAAGAGAATATATTCGTCAGGAGTAAAGCTAAAGAGAAGCACTCTGAGTATGAGGAAGAG ATGAAATCCCAGGAAAAATTCTTCCATGATCAGATAGAGAACATTCACAAGGCCACAGAAGACAAGGAAAGCGAGTTTGAGAGATTGCTGCAGGAGGAGCGTGCAAAGGCTAGACAGTGTGATGTGGATTCTGGGACTACTGAAAATCGCAGGCTAAG GAAGGAACAGGTACAGCGGTTCATAGAGTGCCAGGTTAAGGACGTGCAGGAGTTTGAGGCTGAAAGGGACGAAATGATAAAAGCGCACGAGGAGAAGAAGGTGCAGCTGAAGAAAGAGTACATGGCAAAGGAGGTGGAGCTCGAGAAGGAGTTTGATGCTGCTCTCACCGGTTTGATGGAGAAACATAGGCCAGGCACCTTCCAGGCCTCCAGCTCCAGCCCGTGA